A stretch of Macrobrachium rosenbergii isolate ZJJX-2024 chromosome 12, ASM4041242v1, whole genome shotgun sequence DNA encodes these proteins:
- the LOC136844240 gene encoding uncharacterized protein: MDTKEELLISLVYRRTALWDPRHRDHRDRNVINRLWGEISLELGISANELRMKWRGLRDCYAKEMRNISNSSPGISNELSIQSSWPLIKQMSFMRDVTPPQDSAKNSRPVPGESTMGRRDRQSLPDHLGGIVYASQNELSFASQIHLNDEEEIDGLDNPAIVDVTGADEKELPSDIAGRGAKRKSLDDSWRENVTLEARAKKLEVLARSPNGEETDEDLLFFKSLLPDMRLLPRTRKLSIKIRMQELLLNELNSLQQPRSPSPHVQTSRTTPSGFGSPNVQVLQLSVDEALN, translated from the exons ATGGATACGAAGGAGGAACTGCTCATTTCCTTAGTGTATCGTCGAACCGCCCTTTGGGATCCGCGTCATCGCGACCACCGAGATCGGAATGTTATAAATCGGTTGTGGGGAGAAATTTCCTTAGAGTTGGGAATCAGCGCAA ATGAGCTCAGAATGAAATGGAGGGGACTTCGGGATTGTTACGCAAAAGAgatgagaaatatttcaaattctaGCCCGGGAATTTCGAACGAACTGTCAATCCAATCCAGCTGGCCATTAATCAAACAAATGTCCTTCATGAGAGACGTCACGCCACCCCAGGACAGCGCCAAGAACAGCAGACCAGTGCCAGGGGAATCAACGATGGGTCGTCGAGACAGGCAATCACTTCCGGATCATCTCGGTGGCATTGTCTACGCTTCCCAAAATGAGCTCTCTTTCGCGTCGCAAATTCATTTAAACGACGAAGAAGAAATCGATGGGCTGGATAATCCCGCCATTGTCGACGTGACTGGAGCGGATGAAAAGGAATTGCCCAGTGACATCGCGGGTCGAGGAGCTAAGAGGAAATCACTCGACGATAGCTGGAGGGAAAATGTCACGCTGGAAGCGAGGGCCAAGAAGCTAGAGGTCCTGGCTAGGTCTCCCAACGGCGAGGAAACAGATGAGGACTTGCTCTTCTTCAAGAGTCTGTTACCTGACATGCGGCTGCTTCCCAGAACCAGGAAgttgtcaatcaaaatcagaatgcAAGAACTTTTACTCAATGAATTGAATTCCCTCCAGCAACCGCGTTCACCATCACCACACGTCCAGACATCAAGGACCACTCCTTCTGGTTTTGGGAGTCCGAATGTACAAGTGCTACAGTTATCTGTAGACGAAGCCTTAAACTGA